From the genome of Pecten maximus unplaced genomic scaffold, xPecMax1.1, whole genome shotgun sequence:
TGTGATGGAGAGTAGGGCAAACATTTTGTGTCTTGGGTCATTTTGAGGGATGAAAATGTTATAAAACTAATGGTGTGTATAAATAGGTGATGACCAAAGTGATGGAGATGTACCAGCCTAGTGCTGTAGTGTTACAATGTGGAGCTGACTCTTTGTCTGGGGACAGACTCGGCTGCTTCAACCTCACTCTTAAAGGTAAATGTATTAAACTTAACTAAGACACCTagccttttttaaaatttaatgtgTACACTTTATATTgacaaatttaattaaaaatgcatGTTCAGTGTGTTACTCTGAATTAATTATCCCAGTGGTTAATCTGTTATGCAGAAATATCTGTTAATCATGTATACATTACGTTTTTATTCTGGTTTAGAAATGTAAACAACTGTCCTCTTTACTGGACtcaatattatacaatatttatgatataatttcTAGTATACCTGGAATACTATAtgcacagttatctcccctgtaacAGGTCATGGAAAGTGTGCAGAGTTCATGAAGAAGTGGAATCTACCTCTGTTGTTATTGGGAGGAGGTGGATACACCATCAGGAATGTGGCTCGCTGTTGGACTTACGAAACATCTATAGCTCTAGGGGTAGAAATAGCTAATGGTAAATGTGCTAGGGTGGCTTCACATTAATTTGGCAACAATTAACAATAGTTTGGAGTTTGATGTACTGCTATATAACACAGCAACATAGCTGTTTTCTTAGCGACTCACAAGTTCTCTTTGATCTAGACATAAATATGTGGGCACTTACACATGTCCATTATTAATACAGAATGTAGCAGCTGCAGGATTTTTGAGTCcaataaaatttgatttcataGGCTTTTAACCCTTCCTcttcaaaaaaatattgatacaaaatattcaattaattatttcaaacaTGTCATTAAATTTTGATGATATGTAAGGATATTGAGGATTGAAATTGATTGTTTCTTGGTTTCCAGAATTACCCTACAATGACTACTTCGAGTACTATGGACCTGACTTCAAGCTACACATCAGTCCATCCAATATGGCCAATCAGAATACAGGAGAATACATGGACAAAATCAAGTAAGCCAACCTgacttgtattttttttctttttttttcaattaagaaataattttgaaaaaattcaAGATTCTCAAAACACTAACATAAAATTTATTTGCATACTAAGCAAACCCTCACTATACCAATGTTAGAATCTCAAATGCACTTTTAATTTTGTATCATGTTCCAATAGGGTATAGCATTTCTAATGTTATTTTCTACAAGAATGAAACGTCTTTTTCAGAACAAGACTGTTTGAAAATTTGCGAATGTTGCCTCATGCTCCTGGTGTCCAGATGTCAGGTAGGGACCTATTGTTACTTTGCCTATCCCATAGGGACCTGTTGTTACTGCGCCTATCCCATAGGGACCTGTTGTTACTGCGCCTATCCCATAGGGACCTGTTGTTACTCCGCCTATCCCATAGGGACCTGTTGTTACTGCGCCTATCCCATAGGGACCTGTTGTTACTGCGCCTATCCCATAGGGACCTGTTGTTACTCCGCCTATCCCATAGGGACCTGTTGATACTCTGCCTATCCCATAGGGACCTGTTGATACTCTGCCTATCCCAAAGGGACCTGTTGATACTCTGCCTATCCCATAGGGACCTGTTGTTACTCTGCATACTATGAAGGGGCCAGTTGTTACTCTGGCTACCCAATAGGGAACCGGTATTACCCTGAATACCCCATAGGGACCTGTTGTTACTCTGCATACTATGAAGGGGCCAGTTGTTACTCTGGCTACCCAATAGGGACCTTACTCTGCCTATCCCATAGGGACTTGTTGTTTCCCTGCCAGCCCCATAGAGACCATGTGACATGACACATAAAAGGAGGACAATTCAAGTTCGACtttataaacattttgaaaGAAGGGGGGAAATAAAAGAACCACTTACCTGTTTTTGTGTATTCTGCAGATGATGTTATTTGACAGGATGTTGATAACAGTCAATTATCTTGTGTCCACttatatttgtagttaatgttgatttattttccTACCAGCCATTCCTGAAGATGCTTTAAATGATGAAAGTGATGATGAAGACAAAGAAAACCCTGATACTCGTGTGTCTATCAGGGCTAATGATAAAAGAATTGCCTGTGACGAGGAGTTTTCTGACAGTGAAGATGAAGGTGAAGGAAAACGTGACCGACAGAACTACAAACCCAAAATCAAGCGACCTCGCACTGATGatgaaaaaaaggagggagaAAAGGGTAATATATTTAGATGGGTGTTGACTGTTCACTTATTCAAAAGTATCTATCGTAATAAAATACTTCCATCTTGTCTAATTGATCtctgtatacaggtaattattttataaaggATTCCAATACCTAGATATTTCATGATATTTAATATCATAGCATGCAAGTTGTGTAGTAAGTTATTGTTCTACAAatctttgtaaatattgttattcagaTGACATTGTTCTACAAATCcttgtaaatattgttattcagaTGACATTGTTCTACAAATCcttgtaaatattgttattcagaTGACATTGTTCTACAAatctttgtaaatattgttattcagaTGACATCGTTCTACAAAtcttgtaaatattgttattcagaTGACATTGTTCTACAAatctttgtaaatattgttattcagaTGACATTGTTCTACAAatctttgtaaatattgttattcagaTGACATTGTTCTACAAatctttgtaaatattgttattcagaTGACATCGTTCTACAAatctttgtaaatattgttattcagaTGGCATCGTTCTACAAATCcttgtaaatattgttattcagaTGACATCGTTCTAAAatctttgtaaatattgttattcagaTGACATCGTTCTACAAatctttgtaaatattattattcAGATGGCATCGTTCTACAAATCcttgtaaatattgttattcagaTGGCATCGTTCTACAAATCcttgtaaatattgttattcagaTGACATCGTTCTACAAatctttgtaaatattgttattcagaTGGCATCGTTCTACAAATCcttgtaaatattgttattcagaTGACATCGTTCTACAAatctttgtaaatattgttattcagaTGGCATCGTTCTACAAATCcttgtaaatattgttattcagaTGACATCGTTCTACAAatctttgtaaatattgttattcagaTGACATCGTTCTAcaaatttttgtaaatattgttattcagaTGACATCGTTCTACAAATCcttgtaaatattgttattcagaTGACATCGTTCTACAAatctttgtaaatattgttattcagaTGACATTGTTCTACAAATCcttgtaaatattgttattcagaTGACATTGTTCTACAAatctttgtaaatattgttattcagaTGACATTGTTCTACAAAtcttgtaaatattgttattcagaTGACATTGTTCtacaaatatttgtaaatattgttattcagaTGACATTGTTCTTCAAAtcttgtaaatattgttattcaAATGACATTGTTCTACAAAtcttgtaaatattgttattcagaTGCAAAAGAGCCTAAAAAAGATTCACCTGCGGAGAACAAAGAAGAACCTCCTAAAGCAGTGGCTGAAAAGAGGTGAGTTGGTCGTCATAATtttataacaaacacctgtttTTGAGAGATAATAATGAGACCTCACATGGTAATAGTGGGTGAAGTGATAAATTAGAGGATATAATATTAAAAGATATTGACGATAAAaatactttctaatttcagttcTTAAATAGTTGAAATATTCTTCATTGTTGCATGTCTTCAAGTGAGATGTTACTATTAAAGTTTTAACCaatttctgttttctttttctaGTGAAGAGAAGACCGAGACAGCTGAAAAGAAAGGTATGAAATCAATAATGTTTTAAGTGTTCACAGTGGGtaattaggtcacctgagacgaagtctcagttgacctattgcaatcgccttttgtccggcgtcgtccgtcgtccgtcgtgcgtcgtaaacaatttacgttttcaacttttttttaaaaactgctgaactaaattcaatgaaattttacaggaagcttccatggc
Proteins encoded in this window:
- the LOC117320333 gene encoding probable histone deacetylase 1-B gives rise to the protein MTKVMEMYQPSAVVLQCGADSLSGDRLGCFNLTLKGHGKCAEFMKKWNLPLLLLGGGGYTIRNVARCWTYETSIALGVEIANELPYNDYFEYYGPDFKLHISPSNMANQNTGEYMDKIKTRLFENLRMLPHAPGVQMSAIPEDALNDESDDEDKENPDTRVSIRANDKRIACDEEFSDSEDEGEGKRDRQNYKPKIKRPRTDDEKKEGEKDAKEPKKDSPAENKEEPPKAVAEKSEEKTETAEKKGMKSIMF